Proteins found in one Syntrophales bacterium genomic segment:
- a CDS encoding AAA family ATPase: protein MENIKRILNIDLPPGQSAFLWGPRKTGKSTYLKARFPGSLVYNFLQTDLLLEFSKKPALLRERLLAKDDDVLNYPVILDEVQKIPQLLDEVHWLIENKGLSFILCGSSARKLKRGKANLLGGRAWRYEMFPFVTFELENWDLLRVLNRGMIPDHYLKENYKKSLRAYTQDYLKEEVFDEGLTRNIPAFSRFFDAMAHSHGELTNYSNIARDCGVDSKTVKEYYQILVDTLLGTMIEPFKRRQNRQVISKAAKFYLFDVGVAGTITKRHIEEEKGELFGKAFEHFILMEIAAYNSYNEIDYEINFWRTKSGLEVDFVLGGGDVAIEVKGATLIEKRDLQPLNAFIEEYSPRKALVVCNEREERVHGRIRIMPYRNFLSDLWEGKIIR, encoded by the coding sequence ATGGAAAATATCAAGAGAATCTTGAATATCGATCTCCCGCCAGGGCAGTCTGCTTTTTTATGGGGGCCAAGAAAGACAGGAAAATCGACTTATCTGAAAGCAAGGTTTCCAGGCAGCCTTGTGTATAATTTTCTTCAAACCGATCTGCTTCTTGAGTTCTCCAAGAAACCTGCTCTTTTGCGGGAACGGCTGCTGGCAAAGGATGATGATGTTCTGAATTACCCTGTGATATTGGATGAAGTACAGAAGATTCCTCAACTATTGGACGAAGTGCACTGGCTGATTGAAAATAAGGGGTTGAGCTTTATACTGTGTGGATCAAGCGCACGGAAGCTGAAGAGAGGAAAGGCTAACCTTCTTGGGGGCCGGGCATGGCGTTATGAGATGTTTCCATTTGTTACGTTTGAACTGGAGAACTGGGATCTGTTGAGAGTATTAAATCGCGGTATGATACCGGATCATTATCTTAAGGAAAACTACAAGAAATCCTTGAGAGCCTATACACAAGATTATTTAAAAGAAGAAGTTTTTGATGAGGGGTTAACCCGGAACATTCCCGCATTTTCCAGATTCTTTGATGCCATGGCACACTCTCACGGAGAGCTTACAAATTATTCCAATATAGCGCGTGATTGCGGTGTAGATTCCAAGACTGTAAAAGAGTATTACCAGATCCTTGTGGATACGCTTTTAGGCACTATGATAGAACCCTTTAAGAGGAGGCAAAACCGGCAGGTCATCAGCAAAGCGGCAAAATTCTACTTATTTGATGTGGGGGTTGCAGGCACCATAACAAAGCGACATATTGAGGAAGAAAAAGGTGAATTGTTCGGGAAAGCATTTGAGCATTTTATTTTGATGGAGATTGCGGCTTACAATTCTTACAATGAAATCGATTATGAAATCAATTTCTGGAGGACAAAATCAGGTTTGGAAGTCGACTTTGTGCTGGGCGGAGGCGATGTAGCCATTGAAGTAAAAGGAGCAACTCTAATCGAGAAAAGGGATTTACAGCCCCTGAACGCCTTTATAGAGGAATATTCGCCACGTAAGGCATTAGTTGTATGTAATGAGAGGGAAGAGAGAGTTCATGGCAGGATACGAATAATGCCGTATAGAAATTTCCTGAGTGACTTATGGGAAGGCAAGATCATTCGTTAA